From the genome of Neodiprion pinetum isolate iyNeoPine1 chromosome 3, iyNeoPine1.2, whole genome shotgun sequence, one region includes:
- the cora gene encoding uncharacterized protein cora isoform X4: MPEEPKSGGSVAEASAAENGTRTSSPSKSPSNKGKTVLARITLLDGTVKDFPIERKARGQELLDKICQSMNLLEKDYFGLIYADRHDPRNWLDLDKRIGKFIKNEPWKFNFEVKFYPPDPAQLQEDITRYQLCLQIRNDIVTGRLPCSFVTHALLGSYLVQSEVGDYDPDEHKRTYLNEFKFAPNQTPELVEKVMDLHKTHKGQTPAEAELHYLENAKKLAMYGVDLHPAKDSEGVDIMLGVCSSGLLVHRDRLRINRFAWPKILKISYKRHNFYIKIRPGEFEQFESTIGFKLANHRAAKKLWKVCVEHHTFFRLMSPEPTQKLGLFPRLGSRFRYSGRTHYETKKTPIERQPPQFERSLSGRRLTSRSMDALGGPRPVETYGSEPSKRHTMMSYEPETIPDLEYIEQRPSPIKKKKEKLTRKTSAGTTSASSNSSLEGEYDAEGGKKKPIGGIAVLPPGGLSKKKKDKQNENEKENRNDFNNSDLINESALLDTSSEKSPTKKEPKKKEKETPEKRDKEKKEKIKSPVGGFLFGKKDKDSKQKKDKKGKDLDESIEKDDSESKDDKTGSPGSPQLPGYTKPYDYVEDETSPTRKNFKTRGFSYEDKPSSQDPSDQQSPTSAGRKATGLAFNYAPGEEKKVAETAEKRKTKETDANKTPAGLRTPGLNYVESAGLKEQQKAATLSPDDGKQASSAFISGELQNQRAAVQPGVIIPSSVENKPNYRILPLPDGSKVIGGIIYTKEGKTLDQSTLGPDGSTIINGKVLGKDGNPIKKSDFGPHGTHVANGLVTGKDGKPLYQETLGINGNAVRNGIIYEPSGEAVNDRALGPGYTLVKDGKVVSKNGKPLGYESLGKDGDYIKDGLIFSRDGKPLTQGSFGTDGDYIVSGAVHGKDGKPLSQIALLPDSTFISEGLFYDRDGKPLSTGQLGPDGHLIRDGKVYSKDGKPVKSESFSSDGSVIKDGIVHGKDGNLLSQGSLLPNGAHLKDGKVVGKDGKAIKHAFYKPDGSFVKDGVIYGRDGRPLSQIPLIAPGAFVKEGVINTKEGKLLNQSLFKPDNVVIKDGVVHGSDGGVLAEGFLGPDGLTIKDGMVLGRDGKPAKNETFAPNGSYIKKGLIYAKNGKPLNQDSLVPEGASIKDGLIYNKDGKLMKAAFFKPDGSHIRDGRVYGKDGKPLNLSSALPDDSFIANGVIFESTGKPLDKDTFGSDGSYVAAGLIHGKDGKIVADGVFGPGGNRIKNGLVVDRDGRPVNQDDKGPDNMAIKDGKIVDADGNPKNQGSLVPDGCYIQSGVVYDKRENPLKEGAFKCDGSYIRDGLIYGWGGQLLNSGAELPAGSYVEEGRLYGKDGKPLNHSSFGPEGNSIENGFIYGKDKKPLHRGTFGNDGSTIQNGLIYGADGKPLNKRQTIITVTLVRYGLVCDKDGNPLESGIFDSEGSFIKKGKIYDSNGHPLNQSVYGSDGSFIKDGLIYGKNGKPLEKGPLIAETSFIKSGRVYAATGQPLTQEAFGPEGLKVIDGVVVDKAGTPIKNIQFDAEGNLVKDGLIYAPTGKPLDKKYTVISITLVRKGLVCDKDGKPVLQAPFGTDGSFIKDGKIYDKSGKPLNQEIFGNDGGFIKDGLIYASNGQVMDQDPISDETSYIEDGKIFGSNGLLLNQEKYGPESYRVVDGIVVDKNFQPLKQGTFGSDAVIKDGKVYGSDGKPLFKKFTVITITVVKRGLVCDKNGKPLVHGPFGTDGSYVKDGKIYDKAGKPLSQSSFGSDGSYIKNGVICSKDGKPLDQDVGADEDQHTYIDDGKIYNISGKALTTDSYGPYGFKVVDGVIYGRDGKPLASGTFDNDGNTIKGGKIFAKDGKPLTKESRIVTITFVKRGLVCNKDGKVLKDSPFDNDGNVVKDGKVYGTDGKPLTARYYGPDSIFIREGVIFSENGKPLNDRETGPEGSYVREGIVYAKNGKPLTQNPFGPEGCKVVAGVIYGKNGKPLDGTLFVNDGSYVKDGLIHSSDGKLDSKDNLTFMYKTVLVTIEPNAQSEENIANLVSAVNQGFYDDPRYKKFSGMSSFGKDAKIYPTSGGAYESGSGDDSDDDLDQYGEGKGDVIRELRGAAKINIPALKKTSIPTTPTIVKTTTKQSAVKDHEGVTQNIEEKVEDLTPGGTGQVTVSTHVNKGDQAGIVATETHVYTGEPDNNVTTTTTVPLVATESRKVALESEDGNYSATGEIVSSQTISSKTRTVETITYKTEKDGVVETRVEQKITIQSDGDPIDHDKALAEAIQEATDMNPDMTVEKIEIQQQTAQ, from the exons ATGCCGGAAGAACCTAAATCAGGTGGCAGTGTGGCGGAGGCGTCAGCGGCTGAAAATGGAACCAGGACAAGCTCGCCTAGCAAAAGTCCCTCTAACAAAGGAAAAACTGTCTTGGCCAGAATAACTCTTCTTGATGGCACTGTCAAAGATTTCCCGATTGAG AGAAAGGCTAGAGGCCAAGAGCTTCTTGACAAAATATGCCAAAGTATGAACTTGTTGGAAAAAGATTACTTTGGTCTGATATATGCTGACCGGCACGACCCGAGGAACTGGCTGGATCTTGACAAGAGGATTGGTAAATTCATCAAAA ATGAACCGTGGAAGTTCAATTTCGAAGTGAAATTCTACCCGCCAGACCCTGCTCAGCTCCAAGAAGATATAACTCGCTATCAGTTATGTTTGCAAATAAGAAACGATATCGTCACAGGTCGTCTGCCCTGTTCGTTTGTCACTCACGCTTTGCTGGGCTCTTACCTTGTGCAATCCGAAGTAGGAGACTATGACCCTGACGAGCACAAAAGAACTTATCTAAACGAATTCAAATTTGCTCCAAATCAAACTCCCGAACTTGTTGAAAAAGTGATGGATCTCCACAAAACACACAA AGGTCAGACTCCGGCAGAGGCCGAACTTCATTACCTTGAGAATGCGAAGAAGTTAGCTATGTACGGTGTAGATCTCCATCCTGCGAAGGACTCAGAAGGTGTAGACATAATGTTGGGTGTCTGTTCCTCTGGTCTACTCGTTCACAGGGACCGTTTGAGAATAAACAGATTTGCATGGccgaaaatattgaaaatttcgtacaagaggcacaatttttacataaaaattcGACCGGGAGAATTTGAACAATTCGAATCTACCATTGGCTTCAAATTGGCCAATCATAGAGCTGCCAAAAAATTGTGGAAAGTCTGCGTCGAACATCATACTTTCTTTag GTTGATGAGCCCTGAACCGACTCAAAAACTTGGACTCTTCCCACGTCTTGGATCTCGCTTCCGTTACTCAGGAAGAACTCACTATGAGACTAAGAAAACTCCTATTGAAAGACAACCGCCGCAGTTTGAGAGATCTCTTAGTGGGCGACGGCTGACATCTCGCAGTATGGATG CCTTGGGTGGACCAAGGCCTGTTGAGACTTATGGATCGGAGCCCAGCAAGAGACATACCATGATGAGCTACGAACCTGAAACGATACCTGATCTTGAATATATTGAACAACGGCCGAGTCctataaagaagaaaaaggaaaag CTAACACGAAAGACAAGTGCTGGAACCACTTCAGCCAGCAGTAACAGCAGTCTGGAAGGAGAGTACGACGCTGAAGGTGGGAAAAAG AAACCAATTGGGGGTATCGCGGTTCTTCCTCCTGGCGGCTTGtccaagaagaagaaggacaagcagaatgaaaatgagaaagaaaaccGCAACGACTTCAATAACTCTGACTTAATAAACGAAAGTGCACTGCTTGACACTAGCAGCGAAAAGTCACCTACTAAAAAGGagcctaaaaaaaaagagaaggaaacaCCCGAAAAACGCGACaaggaaaagaaggaaaaaatcaag AGTCCTGTCGGTGGTTTCCTGTTTGGCAAGAAGGACAAAGATTCCAAGcagaaaaaagataaaaaggGAAAAGACCTTGACGAGTCAATTGAAAAAGATGACTCTGAATCAAAAGATGACAAAACAGGATCTCCTGGCTCTCCGCAACTTCCAGGATACACAAAACCATACGATTATGTTGAAGATGAAACTTCGCCaactagaaaaaatttcaagacacGAGGCTTTTCGTACGAAGACAAACCTTCTTCTCAGGATCCATCGGATCAACAATCACCCACGTCAGCTGGTAGAAAAGCCACTGGCCTAGCATTCAACTATGCTCctggagaagagaagaaagttGCTGAAACAGCTGAGAAACGAAAAACCAAAGAAACAGACGCCAACAAAACACCGGCAGGCTTACGTACACCGGGATTGAACTATGTGGAATCTGCTGGACTGAAAGAACAGCAGAAAGCAGCAACTCTTTCTCCAGATGATGGAAAACAAGCTTCGAGTGCTTTTATCAGCGGTGAATTGCAGAATCAAAGAGCTGCCGTTCAACCTGGTGTCATAATACCCAGTTCGGTGGAAAACAAACCCAACTACAGGATATTACCTTTACCAGATGGTTCCAAAGTCATTGGtggtataatttatacaaagGAAGGCAAAACCTTGGATCAGAGTACACTGGGCCCAGATGGCAGTACAATCATCAACGGCAAAGTTCTCGGGAAAGACGGCAATCCGATAAAGAAATCCGATTTTGGTCCCCATGGCACACACGTTGCCAATGGATTAGTAACAGGCAAAGATGGCAAGCCTCTGTACCAAGAAACATTGGGCATTAACGGAAATGCTGTAAGAAATGGAATCATCTATGAGCCAAGCGGAGAGGCAGTCAATGATCGGGCCCTGGGACCAGGCTACACTTTAGTCAAAGACGGCAAAGTAGTGTCCAAGAACGGTAAGCCTCTCGGTTATGAATCTCTTGGAAAAGACGGAGATTACATAAAAGATGGACTGATATTTAGTCGGGATGGAAAACCGTTGACTCAAGGCTCGTTTGGCACAGATGGCGACTACATAGTCTCAGGTGCTGTGCATGGAAAGGATGGCAAACCTCTGAGTCAAATTGCTTTGCTTCCCGACTCAACTTTCATCAGCGAGGGCCTCTTCTACGATCGTGACGGAAAACCGTTGAGTACTGGCCAACTGGGTCCCGATGGACACTTAATACGAGACGGAAAAGTTTACTCGAAAGACGGCAAGCCTGTTAAAAGCGAATCTTTCAGCTCGGATGGATCGGTAATAAAAGACGGGATAGTGCATGGAAAAGATGGCAACTTGCTCAGCCAAGGATCGCTGCTTCCTAATGGCGCTCACTTGAAGGATGGTAAAGTTGTCGGCAAAGATGGCAAAGCTATCAAACATGCATTTTACAAGCCTGATGGCAGTTTTGTTAAAGACGGTGTGATTTACGGACGAGACGGAAGACCATTGAGTCAAATTCCCTTGATTGCCCCTGGTGCTTTTGTCAAGGAAGGGGTAATCAACACCAAAGAAGGAAAACTTTTGAATCAAAGCTTATTCAAGCCTGACAACGTAGTTATTAAGGATGGAGTAGTACACGGTAGTGACGGAGGTGTCTTAGCCGAAGGTTTTCTGGGACCAGATGGACTTACAATCAAGGATGGAATGGTTCTTGGAAGAGATGGTAAACCTGCCAAGAACGAAACGTTTGCGCCTAACGGAAGCTACATCAAGAAGGGTCTAATTTATGCTAAGAATGGTAAACCTCTGAATCAGGATTCTCTAGTTCCCGAGGGCGCAAGCATAAAGGACGGTTTGATTTATAACAAGGACGGAAAGCTGATGAAGGCAGCGTTCTTCAAGCCCGATGGAAGTCATATTCGAGATGGCCGAGTTTACGGAAAAGATGGCAAGCCGTTGAATCTTAGCTCAGCCCTTCCAGATGATAGTTTCATCGCAAATGGTGTGATTTTTGAGTCTACAGGTAAACCTCTTGATAAGGATACCTTTGGCTCCGACGGTTCGTACGTTGCAGCTGGTTTGATTCATGGAAAAGACGGCAAAATCGTCGCTGACGGTGTCTTTGGACCCGGCGGCAACAGAATCAAGAACGGTTTGGTCGTTGACAGAGATGGCAGGCCAGTGAACCAAGACGATAAAGGCCCTGACAATATGGCCATCAAAGACGGTAAAATCGTTGACGCGGACGGAAATCCCAAAAATCAGGGCTCTCTAGTACCAGATGGTTGTTATATTCAGAGTGGCGTGGTTTATGATAAACGCGAGAATCCTTTGAAGGAAGGTGCATTCAAGTGTGATGGCAGCTACATACGAGATGGCTTAATCTATGGCTGGGGTGGACAGCTTTTGAACTCTGGTGCTGAACTCCCAGCTGGTAGTTACGTTGAGGAAGGTAGACTGTACGGCAAGGATGGCAAACCATTGAACCACAGTTCCTTTGGACCGGAAGGAAACTCCATAGAGAACGGATTCATCTATGGAAAGGATAAGAAACCTCTGCATCGTGGAACCTTTGGAAACGACGGTAGCACAATACAAAATGGTTTGATATACGGTGCCGATGGTAAGCCTTTGAATAAAAGACAAACAATCATCACTGTCACGTTAGTGCGCTACGGTTTGGTCTGTGATAAAGACGGAAACCCCTTGGAATCTGGGATATTCGATTCTGAAGGCAGTTTCATCAAGAAgggaaaaatttatgattcTAATGGACATCCTCTCAATCAAAGTGTATATGGATCAGATGGTAGCTTCATTAAAGATGGTTTAATTTATGGCAAGAATGGTAAACCTTTAGAAAAGGGGCCACTTATTGCAGAGACGAGTTTCATCAAGAGCGGAAGAGTATACGCCGCTACTGGACAGCCGCTCACACAAGAAGCATTTGGTCCGGAAGGCTTAAAAGTTATTGACGGAGTAGTAGTTGATAAGGCTGGTACTCCGATAAAGAACATTCAATTTGACGCAGAGGGCAACCTGGTTAAAGATGGACTTATCTACGCGCCAACTGGGAAGCCGTTGGACAAAAAATATACCGTTATCTCTATTACTTTGGTACGCAAGGGTCTTGTTTGTGACAAAGATGGTAAACCTGTATTGCAAGCACCATTTGGAACAGATGGCAGCTTCATCAAAGATGGTAAAATTTACGACAAAAGTGGTAAGCCATTGAACCAAGAGATATTTGGAAACGATGGTGGTTTCATCAAAGATGGACTGATTTACGCTAGCAATGGTCAAGTTATGGATCAGGACCCAATTTCTGACGAAACCTCGTACATTGAAGACGGTAAAATATTCGGATCTAACGGACTTCTGTTGAACCAAGAAAAGTATGGACCGGAAAGTTACAGAGTAGTCGATGGGATTGTGgtagataaaaatttccagcCACTAAAGCAAGGAACATTTGGATCCGATGCGGTAATCAAGGATGGAAAAGTTTACGGCAGCGACGGAAAGCCTCTGTTCAAGAAATTCACCGTTATTACGATCACCGTTGTTAAGCGAGGCTTGGTCTGCGACAAGAATGGTAAACCGCTTGTTCATGGACCTTTTGGCACGGACGGCAGTTATGTTAAAGATGGTAAAATATATGACAAGGCAGGCAAGCCTTTGAGTCAGTCTTCATTCGGAAGCGATGGTAGCTACATCAAAAACGGAGTTATCTGTTCCAAGGATGGAAAACCTTTAGATCAGGATGTTGGTGCGGACGAAGATCAGCATACGTATATAGACGATGGTAAAATCTATAATATCAGTGGCAAAGCGCTTACAACTGACTCATATGGTCCGTACGGCTTCAAGGTAGTCGATGGTGTGATTTATGGAAGAGATGGGAAACCGTTGGCATCTGGGACCTTTGATAATGATGGCAACACAataaaaggaggaaaaatCTTTGCAAAAGATGGTAAACCACTCACTAAAGAGTCGAGGATCGTCACTATCACATTTGTGAAACGTGGACTCGTCTGTAACAAGGATGGAAAGGTTTTGAAGGATAGTCCTTTCGATAACGACGGAAACGTTGTCAAGGATGGAAAGGTCTACGGCACAGATGGCAAACCTTTGACTGCTCGATACTATGGTCCTGACAGTATTTTCATAAGGGAAGGAGTaattttcagcgaaaatgGAAAGCCGTTGAATGATCGGGAAACTGGACCAGAGGGTAGCTATGTTCGCGAAGGCATAGTATATGCAAAGAACGGAAAGCCGCTGACGCAAAATCCGTTTGGTCCAGAAGGTTGTAAAGTTGTTGCTGGTGTAATTTATGGAAAGAACGGTAAACCCCTTGACGGAACGTTGTTTGTCAATGACGGAAGCTATGTCAAGGATGGTTTAATTCACTCCAGTGATGGCAAGCTGGATAGTAAAGATAATCTAACGTTTATGTACAAAACCGTCCTTGTTACGATCGAACCGAATGCTCAGTCAGAAGAAAATATTGCGAATTTGGTCAGTGCAGTTAATCAAGGCTTTTATGACGATCCACGGTATAAGAAATTCAGTGGAATGAGCTCTTTCGGTAAAGACGCCAAGATCTACCCAACATCAGGCGGAGCGTATGAAAGTGGCTCTGGAGATGACAGCGATGATGATTTGGATCAGTACGGAGAGGGAAAAGGTGACGTTATTAGGGAGTTGCGTGGTGCTGCCAAGATCAATATTCCCGCTTTGAAGAAGACCTCAATTCCGACCACACCAACAATTGTTAAAACTACAACTAAACAATCGGCTGTCAAAGATCATGAAGGGGTGACACAGaacattgaagaaaaagtagagGACCTTACGCCAGGAGGTACCGGCCAAGTCACTGTATCTACACATGTGAACAAG GGAGATCAAGCTGGCATAGTAGCAACGGAAACGCACGTTTACACAGGGGAACCCGATAACAATgtaacaacgacaacaacggTACCACTGGTTGCAACTGAGTCACGAAAAGTAGCTTTGGAAAGCGAAGATGGCAATTATAGCGCGACCGGTGAAATTGTCAGCTCTCAAACAATATCTAGCAAGACTCGTACCGTGGAAACAATTACG TATAAGACGGAAAAAGACGGTGTTGTTGAGACTCGAGTGgaacagaaaattacaatacaaTCAGACGGGGATCCTATCGATCACGACAAGGCTCTGGCGGAAGCTATTCAGGAAGCTACAGATATGAATCCTGACATGACAGttgaaaagattgaaattcaaCAGCAGACTGCGCAGTAA